In Pyxidicoccus trucidator, a single genomic region encodes these proteins:
- a CDS encoding AHH domain-containing protein → MRTASLLLRVALVCCSVVTVSCATSPDGHSGEGGSRGRPEVVRTTRLSGERVRLSFTPLESVPAWESLSPEEARAVLAGFHQAFRHLPPPRFQRAMAGASSAPADWEVQLRREFLARYGPSSLPLPASLEHSRLFLALQRSPRYMGPGIRDAAEELFRSPAFLASVTLSVVVYLAAWALPEPVFSKAFAAALTVRLAIAVGLLELRNLGLACYRLYQDAEAARTVEELEAVAERFGRAMGGTALRAVVLVASFGVGKTLPRVPEGGLWSLLTPSRYAMPGGLTWQSATTVQMVADGSLVVSGVAVGTAASSASGGAGSACTDGAVKKDDHQWHHLATNKNTTSDLRGGPWTPRFEDFFARAGMSLEDPANLVYLKAHQGPHPEKYHEIIFDRLQGALGACSTREECRSLLSRELKKLASEVCTHGSVLHRLVAK, encoded by the coding sequence ATGAGGACCGCTTCCCTGCTGCTGCGCGTGGCCCTGGTCTGCTGCTCCGTGGTGACCGTCTCGTGTGCCACGTCGCCGGACGGGCACTCGGGTGAAGGAGGCTCTCGGGGCCGGCCCGAGGTCGTGCGGACGACACGGCTTTCGGGAGAGCGAGTGCGGCTCTCCTTCACGCCGCTGGAGTCCGTGCCCGCCTGGGAGTCGCTGAGCCCGGAGGAGGCGCGCGCGGTGCTCGCCGGCTTCCATCAAGCCTTCCGCCACCTGCCTCCACCCCGGTTCCAGCGGGCGATGGCAGGCGCCTCGAGCGCACCGGCCGACTGGGAGGTCCAGCTGCGACGAGAGTTCCTCGCCCGGTATGGGCCTTCTTCGTTACCACTGCCTGCCTCGCTGGAGCACAGCCGGCTCTTCCTCGCGCTCCAGAGGTCACCGCGCTACATGGGCCCCGGGATTCGGGATGCGGCGGAGGAGTTGTTCCGCTCGCCAGCCTTCCTGGCCAGCGTGACGCTGTCGGTGGTGGTGTACCTGGCGGCCTGGGCGTTGCCCGAGCCGGTGTTCTCCAAGGCCTTCGCCGCGGCGCTGACGGTGAGGCTGGCGATAGCGGTGGGGCTGCTGGAGCTGCGCAACCTGGGGCTGGCCTGCTACCGGCTCTACCAGGACGCGGAGGCGGCGAGGACGGTCGAGGAACTGGAGGCGGTGGCGGAGCGCTTCGGACGAGCGATGGGAGGCACCGCGCTGCGAGCCGTGGTGCTGGTGGCCAGCTTCGGCGTGGGCAAGACGCTGCCCAGGGTGCCCGAGGGCGGACTCTGGTCTCTGCTGACGCCGTCGCGGTACGCGATGCCTGGAGGGCTGACGTGGCAGAGCGCGACGACGGTGCAGATGGTGGCGGATGGCTCGCTGGTGGTCAGCGGCGTGGCGGTGGGCACGGCGGCCAGCTCCGCGTCAGGCGGAGCAGGGAGTGCGTGCACCGATGGCGCCGTGAAGAAGGACGACCATCAGTGGCACCACCTCGCCACGAACAAGAACACGACTTCCGACTTACGAGGCGGACCCTGGACGCCCCGCTTCGAGGACTTCTTCGCGAGGGCCGGAATGAGCTTGGAGGACCCGGCGAACCTTGTCTATTTGAAGGCCCACCAGGGACCGCATCCAGAGAAATACCACGAGATAATATTTGATCGGCTGCAAGGTGCGCTTGGCGCGTGCAGCACTCGCGAAGAGTGTCGCAGTCTCTTGTCACGGGAGTTGAAGAAGCTCGCGAGCGAGGTATGCACCCATGGGTCTGTGCTCCATCGGCTCGTTGCGAAGTGA
- a CDS encoding Ig-like domain-containing protein: protein MPTSVLTLSLRCLLPARSWALLVLALLLASPAQAASNAEAAQRGINFLSADAANWTTHFGCTSCHRHGATLFGLATARATGYDLDALTRNGRTNRQNLEFIAERLQSEQRANGSWIHQGNWYPMAKSSYSAFGLAGYDAHVGTKYSDALVLAADWALSVQDSAGRWKEDFPFYPVGYGNVGATARMMTAIAQAKQRVDPAKAAQYQAALDTAAAYVRAHMDDLTDGPQTDGQRYTHQMAWAIVGLKAAGPGPSGQNTTAMGTMATRLLATRALADAPGWGGLAGQAPDEYATSISLYALCVAGRKPGAGGRMAGALDWLKSQQLPNGSWGAGTRYPDIPTTFAALGLACFGDYSVGVTVGGPSRRPIEHDLPSVQTATYTVTVRNHGYMADEYTLSTQGGLPGWTTSLSRTTLELGPDSSTTVTLTVTAPAGLPASLSSDVMVVATSVGAGGVKGSVRVTTYTNPPPPTEGVPTTTTLLSPDDGQLTVAMNNTLSARVVDDRGWEARGPGMGVVTFVVAGVTVGADNDADGDGVYSMVWRPRTSTWDELGMQDLRAVYSGVTLQPERENRLGSTASQTVEVFPSPYPNPSVTMCGLPGFTEEPTLEVCGYVTPVALGASIESAAFIIHGQTYPVVPDENGGLVTTELPLMDGPNVVRLVATDTFGGISTDEATVMVDSTAPEVTVVSPADGTGLTVYSVDVQVVVRDWSPVRVETNWVHVSEVPAGGGTVTHTVWLNSGENVILIRATDSVGHSTEKLVNVWVDAQAPWVGTGLPDGWLVGPQPGDAMSYGIGVYSESATQVVLSTGGTYALPRGGGGVDATLHLVPGDNTFTIDVTSETGLSTSLTRTVRYDNAAPEAELVVPVPGGTYSGVIQLTARVTDTLSGVRGVAYTRDGSGIRGATQQPDGTWTAELDTRELVDGEHTVEVWMDDWAGNFVIQTFHFSTLNRP from the coding sequence ATGCCCACAAGCGTCCTGACTCTGTCCTTGCGTTGCCTCCTGCCCGCGCGGAGCTGGGCGCTGCTCGTGCTCGCCCTGCTGCTCGCGTCACCGGCGCAGGCAGCCAGCAACGCCGAGGCCGCGCAGCGAGGCATCAACTTCCTCAGCGCGGACGCCGCGAACTGGACGACGCACTTCGGCTGCACGTCGTGCCACCGCCACGGCGCGACGCTGTTCGGCCTCGCGACGGCGCGCGCCACCGGCTACGACCTGGATGCGCTGACGCGCAACGGCCGCACCAACCGGCAGAACCTGGAGTTCATCGCCGAGCGCCTGCAGTCCGAGCAACGCGCGAACGGCTCGTGGATTCACCAGGGCAACTGGTACCCCATGGCGAAGTCGAGCTACTCGGCCTTCGGGCTCGCGGGCTACGACGCGCACGTGGGCACGAAGTACTCGGACGCGCTGGTGCTCGCGGCGGACTGGGCGTTGAGCGTGCAGGACTCCGCCGGCCGGTGGAAGGAGGACTTCCCCTTCTATCCGGTGGGCTACGGCAACGTGGGCGCCACCGCGCGGATGATGACGGCCATCGCCCAGGCGAAGCAGCGCGTGGACCCGGCGAAGGCCGCGCAATACCAGGCCGCGCTGGACACGGCCGCCGCGTACGTGCGCGCGCACATGGATGACCTGACGGACGGGCCGCAGACGGACGGCCAGCGCTACACGCACCAGATGGCGTGGGCCATCGTCGGGCTGAAGGCCGCGGGCCCGGGCCCCAGCGGACAGAACACCACCGCCATGGGCACGATGGCCACGCGGCTGCTGGCCACGCGCGCGCTGGCGGACGCGCCGGGCTGGGGCGGGCTCGCGGGCCAGGCTCCGGACGAGTACGCCACCAGCATCTCCCTGTACGCGCTGTGCGTCGCGGGTCGGAAGCCCGGGGCGGGCGGGCGCATGGCGGGGGCACTCGACTGGCTCAAGTCACAGCAGTTGCCCAACGGGAGCTGGGGCGCGGGCACGCGCTACCCGGACATCCCCACCACCTTCGCGGCGCTGGGACTGGCGTGCTTCGGCGACTACAGCGTCGGCGTCACCGTGGGTGGGCCCTCGCGCAGGCCCATCGAGCACGACCTGCCGAGCGTGCAGACCGCCACGTACACCGTCACCGTGCGCAACCACGGGTACATGGCGGATGAGTACACGCTGAGCACGCAGGGAGGACTCCCTGGGTGGACGACCTCGCTGAGCCGGACGACGCTGGAATTAGGGCCGGACAGCTCCACCACCGTCACGCTCACCGTCACCGCGCCCGCGGGGCTGCCGGCCTCGCTGTCGTCGGACGTCATGGTGGTGGCGACCTCGGTGGGGGCGGGCGGAGTGAAGGGCTCGGTGCGCGTCACCACGTACACCAACCCGCCGCCGCCCACGGAGGGCGTGCCCACCACGACGACGCTGCTGTCGCCCGACGACGGCCAGCTCACGGTGGCGATGAACAACACGCTGTCCGCGCGCGTGGTGGATGACCGGGGCTGGGAGGCGCGAGGCCCCGGCATGGGCGTGGTGACCTTCGTCGTGGCGGGCGTCACGGTGGGCGCGGACAACGACGCGGATGGGGACGGCGTCTACTCCATGGTGTGGAGGCCGCGCACGTCGACGTGGGACGAGCTGGGGATGCAGGACCTGCGCGCGGTGTACTCGGGGGTGACGTTGCAGCCCGAGCGGGAGAACCGGCTGGGCAGCACGGCGTCGCAGACGGTGGAGGTGTTCCCTTCGCCGTACCCGAACCCGTCGGTGACGATGTGCGGGCTGCCGGGCTTCACCGAGGAGCCGACGCTGGAGGTCTGCGGCTACGTCACTCCGGTGGCGCTGGGCGCGAGCATCGAGTCCGCGGCCTTCATCATCCACGGGCAGACGTACCCCGTGGTGCCGGACGAGAACGGCGGCCTGGTGACGACCGAGCTTCCTCTGATGGACGGGCCCAACGTGGTGCGGCTGGTGGCCACGGACACGTTCGGTGGCATCTCCACCGACGAGGCGACGGTGATGGTGGACAGCACCGCGCCGGAAGTCACCGTGGTGTCCCCCGCCGACGGCACGGGGCTGACGGTCTACAGCGTGGACGTGCAAGTCGTGGTGCGCGACTGGTCTCCGGTGCGCGTGGAGACGAACTGGGTGCACGTGTCCGAGGTGCCCGCGGGCGGCGGCACCGTCACGCACACGGTGTGGCTGAACTCCGGGGAGAACGTCATCCTGATACGGGCGACGGACTCGGTGGGCCACTCGACGGAGAAGCTGGTGAACGTGTGGGTGGACGCGCAGGCGCCCTGGGTGGGGACGGGCCTGCCGGACGGGTGGCTCGTGGGGCCGCAGCCGGGGGATGCGATGTCATATGGCATTGGCGTGTACTCGGAGTCCGCGACGCAGGTGGTGCTGTCGACGGGCGGGACGTACGCGCTGCCGCGCGGCGGTGGCGGCGTGGACGCGACGCTGCACCTGGTGCCCGGAGACAACACGTTCACGATTGACGTGACGAGCGAGACGGGACTGAGCACCTCGCTGACGCGCACGGTGCGCTACGACAACGCGGCGCCGGAGGCGGAGCTGGTGGTGCCGGTGCCGGGCGGGACGTACAGCGGGGTGATTCAGCTCACGGCGCGGGTGACGGACACGCTGAGCGGAGTGCGGGGCGTGGCGTACACCCGGGATGGCTCGGGCATCCGGGGTGCGACGCAGCAGCCGGATGGCACGTGGACCGCGGAGCTCGACACGCGCGAGCTGGTGGATGGGGAGCACACGGTGGAGGTGTGGATGGACGATTGGGCCGGGAACTTCGTCATCCAGACGTTCCACTTCTCCACGCTGAACCGGCCGTAG
- a CDS encoding imm11 family protein gives MHPWVCAPSARCEVMKQREVPMNHYFRLTDNMRIRRRWHLRAPRDEQGRTVNPWQFFESRRLEPQGLILYPVNPTGQVLDFTLDSFAIPVVHARVVELFEHQRIQDVQFIPVQVEGHEGPYFILNTLRTLRCIDDARCEEVQYWKPEDERPDKEGQYRSVVGMRIDATKPGDAQIFRPWGWSVALIVSEDLKDAMEAVGITGTKFEEV, from the coding sequence ATGCACCCATGGGTCTGTGCTCCATCGGCTCGTTGCGAAGTGATGAAGCAGAGAGAGGTGCCCATGAATCATTACTTCAGGCTGACGGACAACATGCGCATCCGGCGGCGCTGGCATTTGAGAGCACCCAGAGATGAGCAAGGACGGACTGTAAACCCCTGGCAATTCTTCGAGAGCAGGCGGCTCGAACCGCAGGGCCTGATTCTGTATCCCGTGAATCCCACGGGACAGGTACTCGATTTCACCCTGGACTCCTTCGCCATCCCCGTGGTCCACGCGCGCGTCGTCGAACTCTTCGAGCACCAGCGCATCCAGGACGTCCAGTTCATCCCCGTTCAGGTCGAGGGACACGAAGGGCCCTACTTCATCCTCAACACGCTTCGAACCCTCCGCTGCATCGATGACGCCCGTTGCGAGGAGGTGCAGTACTGGAAACCCGAGGACGAGCGCCCCGATAAAGAAGGCCAGTACCGGTCCGTCGTTGGCATGCGCATCGACGCGACGAAACCAGGCGACGCCCAGATCTTCCGCCCGTGGGGCTGGAGCGTGGCGCTCATCGTCTCCGAGGACCTCAAGGACGCGATGGAAGCGGTGGGCATCACCGGCACGAAGTTCGAAGAGGTGTAA